One region of Glycine max cultivar Williams 82 chromosome 9, Glycine_max_v4.0, whole genome shotgun sequence genomic DNA includes:
- the LOC100806053 gene encoding pentatricopeptide repeat-containing protein At2g18940, chloroplastic, whose protein sequence is MEGTLFPNRPVLPVPSHKPTQPPLKFKPTFLPPQSPPPSPPPSFQLDSLLQHLQHLSSVPITTHTLTIVPPSLDNTKNFNKSVNSKHPTLGSDPIIDEDQFDDAKFRFLSDKGKLLLNSVVGSPLHELNDFFNSVKFELLEADFPSLLKALDLSGNWERALLLFEWGWLHFGSDQNLRLDNQVVELMVRILGRESQHSIASKLFDLIPVEKYSLDVRAYTTILHAYARSGKYKRAIDLFDKMEGIGLDPTLVTYNVMLDVYGKMGRSWGRILELLDEMRSKGLEFDEFTCSTVISACGREGMLDEARKFLAELKLNGYKPGTVMYNSMLQVFGKAGIYTEALSILKEMEDNNCPPDSITYNELAATYVRAGFLDEGMAVIDTMTSKGVMPNAITYTTVIDAYGKAGREDDALRLFSKMKDLGCAPNVYTYNSVLAMLGKKSRTEDVIKVLCEMKLNGCAPNRATWNTMLAVCSEEGKHNYVNKVLREMKNCGFEPDKDTFNTLISSYARCGSEVDSAKMYGEMVKSGFTPCVTTYNALLNALAHRGDWKAAESVIQDMQTKGFKPNETSYSLLLHCYSKAGNVRGIEKVEKEIYDGQVFPSWILLRTLVLSNHKCRHLRGMERAFDQLQKYGYKPDLVVINSMLSMFSRNKMFSKAREMLHFIHECGLQPNLFTYNCLMDLYVREDECWKAEEVLKGIQNSVPEPDVVSYNTVIKGFCRKGLMQEAIRVLSEMTTKGIQPTIVTYNTFLSGYAGMELFDEANEVIRFMIEHNCRPSELTYKILVDGYCKAGKHEEAMDFVTKIKEIDISFDDKSVKRLGSCIREKVGSTL, encoded by the coding sequence ATGGAGGGTACCCTTTTCCCCAATAGGCCAGTCTTACCTGTTCCTTCACACAAACCAACACAACCACCTTTGAAATTCAAGCCAACTTTTTTACCTCCACAATctccaccaccatcaccacctCCTTCTTTTCAGTTAGATTCCCTTCTCCAACACCTTCAGCATCTCTCTTCAGTTCCAATCACCACTCACACCCTCACAATTGTGCCTCCTTCTCTTGACAACACAAAAAATTTTAACAAGTCAGTTAATTCAAAGCACCCCACTTTAGGTTCTGACCCCATCATTGATGAGGACCAGTTTGATGATGCAAAGTTTCGATTTTTATCTGACAAGGGTAAGTTGCTGCTCAATTCAGTTGTTGGATCACCTTTGCATGAACTGAATGACTTTTTCAACTCTGTTAAGTTTGAGTTGCTTGAGGCTGATTTTCCCAGCttgttgaaggctttggacCTTTCTGGGAACTGGGAAAGGGCACTCTTGCTGTTTGAATGGGGTTGGTTGCATTTTGGGAGTGATCAGAATTTGAGGTTGGACAACCAGGTAGTTGAATTGATGGTTAGGATACTGGGGAGGGAGTCACAACATTCAATTGCATCCaagttgtttgatttaattcctGTCGAAAAATACTCCCTTGATGTCCGGGCTTACACAACCATTCTCCATGCGTATGCTCGCTCCGGGAAGTATAAACGGGCTATTGACTTGTTTGATAAGATGGAGGGGATTGGTCTTGATCCAACTTTGGTCACTTACAATGTTATGCTTGATGTTTACGGCAAGATGGGTCGATCTTGGGGTAGAATCttggagttgttggatgagatgAGAAGTAAAGGGCTTGAATTTGATGAGTTTACTTGCAGCACTGTGATTTCTGCTTGTGGGAGAGAGGGTATGCTGGATGAAGCAAGGAAGTTTTTGGCTGAATTGAAATTGAATGGCTATAAACCAGGAACCGTTATGTATAATTCTATGCTGCAGGTTTTTGGAAAGGCTGGAATTTACACCGAGGCCTTGAgcatcttgaaagaaatggaggaTAATAATTGCCCTCCTGATTCTATTACTTACAATGAGCTCGCGGCAACTTATGTAAGGGCTGGGTTTCTCGACGAAGGGATGGCTGTCATAGATACAATGACAAGCAAAGGGGTTATGCCAAATGCTATTACTTATACCACTGTAATCGATGCCTATGGTAAGGCAGGAAGGGAGGATGACGCATTAAGGTTGTTCAGCAAGATGAAGGACTTGGGTTGTGCTCCCAATGTATACACTTACAACTCTGTTCTTGCCATGCTAGGCAAGAAGTCAAGAACGGAAGATGTTATTAAGGTTCTCTGTGAGATGAAATTGAATGGATGTGCTCCTAATCGCGCTACGTGGAACACCATGCTTGCTGTATGTAGTGAGGAGGGTAAGCACAATTATGTTAACAAGGTCTTGAGGGAAATGAAAAACTGTGGATTTGAGCCTGACAAAGACACATTCAATACATTGATTAGTTCATATGCTCGGTGCGGATCTGAAGTTGATTCTGCAAAAATGTATGGGGAAATGGTTAAATCAGGCTTTACTCCATGTGTAACAACTTATAATGCTCTTCTAAATGCCCTGGCTCATCGAGGTGATTGGAAAGCAGCAGAATCTGTCATTCAGGACATGCAGACCAAGGGCTTTAAGCCCAACGAAACTTCGTACTCACTGTTGCTCCATTGTTATTCCAAGGCTGGGAATGTCAGGGGGATAGAGAAGGTTGAGAAAGAAATTTATGATGGTCAGGTCTTTCCTAGCTGGATACTTTTGAGAACCCTTGTCCTATCAAACCACAAGTGCAGACACCTTAGGGGAATGGAAAGGGCATTTGATCAACTTCAAAAGTATGGATACAAACCGGATTTGGTTGTCATTAATTCCATGCTTTCGATGTTTTCCCGAAACAAGATGTTTTCGAAGGCCCGTGAAATGCTGCATTTCATTCACGAATGTGGATTGCAGCCAAATCTTTTCACCTACAATTGCTTGATGGATCTGTATGTCCGAGAGGATGAGTGTTGGAAAGCAGAAGAAGTGCTCAAGGGAATTCAAAACTCCGTACCGGAGCCAGATGTTGTGTCTTACAATACTGTTATCAAGGGATTCTGCAGAAAAGGGCTCATGCAGGAAGCTATTAGAGTTCTCTCAGAAATGACCACTAAGGGGATTCAACCAACTATAGTTACATACAATACTTTCTTGTCAGGCTATGCAGGGATGGAGTTGTTTGATGAAGCAAATGAAGTCATTAGATTTATGATTGAGCACAATTGCAGGCCAAGTGAACTAACTTACAAGATTCTAGTTGATGGTTATTGTAAAGCAGGGAAGCATGAAGAAGCCATGGACTTTGTGACTAAGATTAAGGAGATTGATATCTCTTTTGATGATAAATCTGTGAAAAGACTAGgttcttgtattagggagaaAGTGGGATCTACTTTGTGA